One segment of Desmodus rotundus isolate HL8 chromosome 6, HLdesRot8A.1, whole genome shotgun sequence DNA contains the following:
- the CEP250 gene encoding centrosome-associated protein CEP250 isoform X7, producing the protein MWVTELSALLSQSQKQNEDYEKMVKALRETMEFLETNHAELMEHEASLSRNAREEKLSLQQMIKDITQVMVEEGDNLSQGSGYESTLELDSSDFSQFDSQDPDKALTLVRSVMARKRQAVQDLRQQLSGCQEAVSFLQQQHNQWEEEGEALRQRLQKLTGERDTLAGQTVDLQGEVDSLSKERELLQKTREELQQQLEVLEQEAWRLRRTNMELQLQGDSAQGEKEEQQEVLHLAVRERERLQETLVGLEAKQSESLSELITLREALESSRLDGDLLRQEQREVAAALARAEQSIVELSSSENSLKAEVADLRAAAAKLSALNEALALDKVGLSQQLLQLEQENQSVCCRMEAAEQARNALQAGLAEAEQSREALWDKSTRLEAQLQKAEETGAELQADLMGIQGEKEELQEKLSEARHQQEAASAQLEQLHQETKRQEEVLAREVREKEALVRERAALEVRLQAVERDRQDLSDQLLGLSSAKELLESSLFEAQQQNSLIEVTKGQLEVQIQTVTQAKEVIQGEVRCLKLELDTERSQAEQERETAARQLARAEQEGQTALQQQKSAHEEEVKQLQEKWEQERSWHQQELDKALECLEREKMELEMRLREQQAETKALRTQREEEQAEAQSTLCQMQVETEKERVSLLETLLQTQKELADASQQLERLRQDMKAQKLKEQETTGMLQSQLREAQRELARAAQQHRDDLTALQQEGSSLRQDKISLQKQVEDLKSQLVSKDDSRRLVEQEVQEKLREAQECGRIQKELERDKASLTLSLVEKEQRLLVLEEADSVRQQELSSLRQDMQEAQEGQKELSAQVELLKQEMKEKEADFLAQEAQLLEELEASRVTEQQLQASLWAQEAKAAQLQLRLRSTESQLEALAAEQQPGHHAQAQLATLYSVLQQALGSVCESRPELSGGGDSAPSLWGPEPDQNGARVLCKRRPLLTALSAEAVASALHKLRQDLRKTQQARDDLRDQARKLEQRLADREAEKSQVHTELQDLQRQLSQNQEEKSKWEEKQKSLESELTELHETVVSLQSCLRRAELHGMETQNERDLLQAAKENLTAQVQHLQASVAEARAQASAAGVLEEDLRTARSALKLKNEEVESERERAQALQEQGELKVAQGKALQENLAILAQALSERDGEVEALQERIQELEKQREMQKAALELLSLDLKKRNQEVDLQQEQIQELERCRSVLEHLPMAVQEREQKLTVQREQIRELEKDQETQRNVLEHQLLELEKKDQLIESQKGQIQDLKKQLVTLECLALELEENHHKMECQQKAIEELEGQREMQRVALTHLTLDLEERSQELQVHRSQIQELESHSSLLARELQEKDREVKSQREQIEELQRQKERLTQDLQRRDQEMVLQKERIQVLEDQRTLQTKLLEEDLEQIKLSLRERGRELTSQRQLMQERAEEGKGQSKAQRGSLEHLKLILRDKEKEVECQQERIQELQEHKGQLEQQLQGLHRKVGETSLLLTQREQEIEVLQQHLQEAREQGELREQSLQGQLEEAQRALAQRDQDLESLQQQQRQAQGQEESVKEEASALQRALEQAYVTLKERQGELENHKEHVRRLQEELEMEGRQVQALEEVLGDLRVESQEQEQALLALQQQLAEREQEHEAEARALQDSCLQAKAMLKERDQELEILRVESQSSQQREETAQGQAEALQEALSKAQAALQEKEQHLLRQAELSQSLEASTSTLQAALDSCQAQARQLEEVLRKREGEIQDRDLRHQAAVQELQQALAQRDEELRCHKKQRQLLEKSLAQRLREDAVQEMQNLGSEREEEEMRGLHESLRELQLTLAQKEEEILELREQRKNLEDSPHSRKASPAEEPSTELDPVGPRLQQELERLQTALRQTEAREIEWREKAQDLALSLAQSKASISSLQEVAMFLQASVLERDSEQQRLQDELQLTRQALEERLHSPGPSSRAELGPRGEAGVLLGEVSGVEDEPGAGMEEKQPWGQRLEQLQQVVAQLEVDRSRLQRHNVQLRTTLEQVERERRKLKRDFLRASRTGDSEAAASLPTLQNGRGQKGPLEAKHLAELQKEVALLRAQLALERKQKQDYIARSVQTSRELVGLHHSLSHSLLAVAQAPEATVLEAETRKLDESLTQSLTSPGPVLLCPSPSPSPSASQATSR; encoded by the exons ATGTG GGTGACTGAGCTCTCCGCTCTTCTGTCCCAGTCCCAGAAGCAAAATGAAGATTATGAAAAGATGGTGAAGGCTCTGAGAGAGACAATGGAATTCCTG GAGACAAACCATGCAGAATTGATGGAACACGAGGCATCTCTCAGCAGGAACGCCCGAGAGGAGAAGCTGTCTTTACAGCAGATGATCAAGGATATAACCCAG GTCATGGTGGAAGAAGGGGACAATCTGTCCCAAGGTTCTGGGTATGAGAGCACCTTGGAGTTGGACTCCAGTGACTTctcccagtttgattcccaggacCCAGACAAGGCTCTCACCCTGGTGCGTTCAGTGATGGCTCGGAAACGCCAGGCTGTGCAG GACCTAAGGCAGCAACTTTCAGGCTGTCAGGAAGCTGTGAGCTTCTTGCAGCAGCAGCATAATcagtgggaggaagagggtgagGCCTTGAGACAGCGGCTGCAGAAACTCACTGGGGAGCGGGATACTCTGGCAGGACAGACTGTGGATCTCCAGGGAGAGGTGGACTCGCTCAGCAA GGAGCGAGAGCTCCTGCAGAAGACCAGGGAagagctgcagcagcagctggaggtgCTGGAGCAGGAAGCATGGCGCCTGCGCAGGACGAACATGGAGCTGCAGCTGCAGGGGGACTCTGCTCAGGGCGAgaaggaggagcagcaggaggtgCTGCACCTGGCTGTCCGTGAGAGGGAGCGCCT TCAGGAGACACTGGTGGGCCTGGAGGCCAAACAGTCCGAATCGCTCAGTGAACTCATCACTCTTCGGGAAGCCCTTGAGTCCAGTCGCCTGGACGGAGACCTGCTGAGGCAAGAGCAAAGAGAAGTGGCTGCGGCGCTGGCCAGG GCAGAACAGTCCATTGTGGAGCTGTCAAGTTCTGAGAACAGCCTGAAGGCTGAGGTGGCTGACCTTCGGGCTGCAGCTGCCAAGCTCAGTGCCTTAAATGAGGCTTTGGCCTTAGATAAAGTGGGGCTGAGCCAGCAGCTTCTCCAG TTAGAACAGGAGAACCAGTCTGTGTGCTGCAGAATGGAGGCCGCAGAGCAGGCGAGAAATGCTTTGCAGGCGGGCCTAGCAGAGGCTGAGCAGAGCAGGGAAGCCCTGTGGGATAAGAGCACTCGCCTGGAGGCTCAGCTGCAGAAGGCGGAGGAGACTGGGGCTGAGCTGCAGGCAGATCTCATGGGCAtccaaggagagaaggaagaacttCAAGAGAAACTAAGCGAG GCACGTCACCAGCAGGAGGCAGCCTCTGCTCAGCTGGAACAGCTGCACCAGGAGACAAAGCGACAGGAAGAAGTGCTGGCCAGGGAAGTCCGGGAGAAGGAGGCCCTCGTACGGGAGAGGGCAGCTCTAGAGGTGCGGCTGCAGGCTGTGGAGCGGGACCGGCAGGACCTCTCTGATCAACTTCTGGGGCTCAG CTCAGCCAAGGAGCTGCTGGAGAGCAGTCTGTTTGAGGCCCAGCAACAAAATTCTCTGATAGAGGTCACCAAGGGGCAACTGGAGGTCCAGATTCAAACTGTCACTCAAGCCAAGGAAGTAATCCAAG GGGAAGTGAGGTGCTTGAAGCTGGAACTGGACACCGAACGGAGCCAGGCAGAGCAGGAGCGGGAAACAGCAGCCAGACAGCTGGCCAGGGCTGAGCAAGAGGGGCAGACGGCCCTGCAGCAGCAGAAGTCAGCCCATGAGGAGGAGGTGAAGCAGCTCCAGGAGAAATGG GAGCAAGAGCGCTCCTGGCACCAGCAGGAACTGGATAAGGCTCTGGAATGcctagagagggagaaaatggagcTAGAAATGAGGCTGAGGGAGCAGCAGGCAGAAACCAAGGCTCTCCGGACCCAGAGGGAAGAAGAACAGGCCGAGGCCCAGAGCACCCTATGCCAG ATGCAGGTcgaaacagaaaaggagagggtGTCCCTCCTGGAGACACTGCTGCAGACCCAGAAGGAACTGGCCGATGCCAGCCAGCAACTGGAACGGCTGAGGCAGGACATGAAGGCTCAGAAGCTGAAGGAGCAG GAGACCACCGGGATGCTGCAGAGCCAGCTCCGGGAGGCTCAGCGGGAGCTGGCTCGGGCAGCCCAGCAGCACAGAGATGACCTCACTGCCCTCCAACAAGAGGGCAGCTCCCTCCGGCAGGATAAGATAAGCCTGCAGAAGCag GTAGAAGACTTGAAGTCTCAGCTGGTTTCCAAGGATGACTCCCggaggctggtggagcaggaGGTTCAGGAGAAGCTGAGAGAGGCCCAGGAGTGTGGCCGAATTCAGAAGGAGCTGGAGAGAGACAAAGCCAG CCTGACTCTGTCTCTGGTGGAGAAGGAACAGAGACTCCTTGTCTTAGAAGAAGCTGACTCTGTTCGACAACAGGAGCTGAGCTCGCTGCGCCAGGACATGCAGGAGGCCCAGGAAGGGCAGAAGGAGCTCAGTGCCCAG GTGGAATTACTGAAGCaggagatgaaggaaaaagaggcTGATTTTCTGGCCCAGGAAGCACAGCTGCTAGAGGAGCTAGAGGCATCTCGAGTCACAGAGCAGCAGCTGCAAGCTTCCTTGTGGGCCCAGGAAGCCAAGGCAGCCCAGCTGCAGCTGCGACTGCGCAGCACGGAGAGCCAGCTGGAGGCGCTGGCTGCAGAACAGCAGCCTGGGCACCATGCTCAGGCGCAGCTAGCCACCCTCTATTCTGTCCTGCAGCAGGCTCTGGGGTCTGTTTGTGAGAGCAGGCCTGAGCTGAGTGGCGGGGGAgactctgctccctccctctggggCCCTGAGCCAG ACCAGAATGGAGCGAGGGTCCTCTGTAAGAGAAGGCCCCTCCTGACAGCTCTCTCAGCCGAGGCGGTGGCATCCGCCCTCCACAAGCTCCGCCAAGACCTGAGGAAGACTCAGCAGGCCCGG GATGATCTGAGAGATCAGGCACGGAAGCTGGAGCAGCGTCTGGCTGACAGAGAGGCTGAGAAGAGCCAGGTCCACACAGAGCTGCAGGATCTGCAGAGACAACTCTCCCAGAACCAGGAAG AGAAATCCAAGTGGGAGGAAAAACAGAAGTCCCTGGAGTCTGAGCTGACGGAACTGCACGAAACTGTGGTATCCTTACAGAGCTGCCTACGGCGAGCAGAGCTTCATGGGATGGAAACCCAG AATGAGCGAGACTTACttcaggcagccaaggagaaccTGACAGCCCAAGTGCAGCATCTGCAAGCATCTGTCGCAGAAGCCAGGGCTCAGGCGAGTGCTGCCGGGGTCCTAGAAGAAGACCTGCGAACTGCTCGCTCAGCCCTGAAACTGAAAAATGAGGAGGTGGAGAGTGAGCGTGAGAGAGCCCAGGCTCTGCAGGAGCAGGGCGAGCTGAAGGTGGCCCAAGGGAAGGCTCTGCAAGAGAATCTGGCTATCTTGGCCCAGGCCCTGTCTGAAAGAGATGGGGAAGTGGAGGCTTTGCAGGAAAGGATCCAGGAACTGGAGAAGCAGCGGGAAATGCAAAAGGCGGCTTTGGAATTGCTGTCTCTGGACCTAAAGAAGAGGAACCAAGAGGTGGATCTgcaacaggaacagattcaggAGCTGGAGAGGTGCAGATCTGTTTTGGAGCACCTGCCCATGGCCGTCCAGGAGCGAGAGCAGAAGCTGACTGTGCAGAGGGAACAGATCAGAGAGCTCGAGAAGGATCAAGAGACACAGAGGAATGTCTTGGAGCATCAGCTTCTAGAACTCGAGAAGAAGGACCAGCTGATCGAATCCCAGAAAGGACAGATTCAGGATCTGAAGAAGCAGCTGGTTACGCTGGAGTGCCTGGCCCTGGAACTAGAGGAAAACCATCACAAAATGGAGTGCCAGCAAAAGGCAATTGAGGAGCTGGAGGGCCAGAGGGAAATGCAAAGGGTGGCTCTGACCCACCTTACCCTGGACCTAGAAGAAAGGAGCCAGGAACTGCAGGTGCACCGCAGCCAGATCCAGGAGCTGGAGAGCCACAGCAGCCTTCTGGCAAGGGAGCTGCAGGAGAAGGACCGGGAGGTGAAGTCCCAGCGAGAACAGATCGAGGAGCTGCAGAGGCAGAAAGAGCGTCTGACCCAGGACCTCCAGAGGAGGGACCAGGAGATGGTGCTGCAGAAGGAGAGGATTCAGGTCCTAGAAGATCAGAGGACACTGCAGACCAAGCTCCTCGAGGAGGACCTGGAACAGATCAAGCTGTCCTTGAGAGAGCGAGGCCGGGAGCTGACCTCTCAGAGGCAGCTGATGCAGGAGcgggcagaggaggggaagggccagAGTAAAGCACAGCGAGGGAGCCTGGAGCACCTGAAGCTGATCCTGCGTGATAAGGAGAAGGAGGTGGAGTGCCAGCAGGAGCGCATCCAGGAACTTCAGGAGCACAAGGGCCAGCTGGAGCAGCAGCTCCAGGGCCTCCACAGGAAGGTGGGTGAGACCAGCCTACTCCTGACCCAGCGAGAGCAGGAGATCGAGGTCCTGCAGCAGCACCTGCAGGAAGCCAGGGAACAGGGGGAGCTGAGAGAGCAGTCACTCCAGGGTCAGCTAGAAGAGGCCCAGAGAGCCCTGGCCCAGAGGGACCAGGATCTAGAgtccctgcagcagcagcagcggcaggcccaggggcaggaggagagtgTGAAGGAAGAGGCAAGCGCCCTGCAGAGAGCTCTAGAGCAGGCCTATGTGACACTGAAAGAGCGCCAGGGAGAGCTTGAGAACCACAAGGAACATGTTCGAAGGCTCCAGGAAGAGCTGGAAATGGAGGGACGGCAGGTACAGGCCctggaggaggtgctgggagacCTGAGGGTGGAGTctcaggagcaggagcaggctCTGTTggccctgcagcagcagcttgCGGAGCGGGAGCAGGAACACgaggcagaggccagggcctTGCAGGACAGCTGTCTGCAGGCAAAGGCGATGCTCAAGGAGCGGGACCAGGAGCTGGAGATCCTGCGGGTAGAGAGCCAGTCCTCCCAGCAGCGGGAGGAgactgcccagggccaggcagaggcCCTGCAGGAGGCCCTCAGCAAGGCTCAGGCTGCCCTGCAGGAGAAAGAGCAGCATCTCCTTCGGCAGGCAGAACTGAGCCAAAGCCTGGAGGCCAGCACGTCTACCCTACAGGCTGCCCTGGACTCTTGCCAGGCACAAGCCCGGCAGCTGGAGGAGGTCCTGAGGAAGCGGGAAGGTGAGATCCAGGACCGGGATCTCCGGCACCAGGCGGCCGTGCAGGAGCTGCAGCAGGCACTTGCACAGAGAGATGAAGAACTGAGATGTCACAAGAAGCAGAGGCAGCTACTGGAGAAGTCTCTGGCCCAGAGGCTCCGAGAGGATGCAGTCCAAGAGATGCAGAACCTtgggtcagagagagaagaggaagagatgaggGGCCTTCACGAGAGCCTCAGGGAGCTCCAGCTGACTCTAGCACAAAAGGAAGAGGAGATCCTGGAGCTGAGGGAGCAAAGGAAGAATCTGGAGGACTCACCCCACAGCCGCAAAGCCTCCCCAGCAGAGGAGCCCTCCACAGAGTTGGACCCTGTAGGACCCAGGCTGCAGCAGGAACTGGAGCGACTGCAGACAGCCCTGAGGCAGACAGAAGCCAGGGAGATCGAGTGGAGGGAGAAGGCACAGGACTTGGCGCTGTCCCTGGCTCAGAGCAAGGCCAGTATCAGCAGTCTGCAGGAGGTGGCCATGTTCCTTCAAGCCTCTGTGCTGGAGCGGGACTCAGAACAGCAGAGGCTGCAG GATGAGCTGCAGCTCACCAGACAGGCTCTAGAGGAGCGGCTCCACAGCCCCGGCCCGTCCAGCAGAGCAGAACTGGGGCCCAGAGGAGAAGCGGGTGTACTGCTGGGGGAG GTCTCAGGAGTGGAGGATGAGCCTGGTGCCGGGATGGAGGAGAAGCAGCCATGGGGACAAAGGCTTGAACAGCTACAGCAAGTGGTGGCACAGCTGGAGGTTGACCGGAGCAGGCTGCAGCGCCACAATGTCCAGCTGCGGACCACCTTGGAGCAG GTGGAGCGAGAGCGGAGGAAGCTG